The following is a genomic window from Candidatus Acidiferrales bacterium.
AAGATTGCACCGTGTGATGTGAGCGTGCTCATCACCGGCGAGACCGGGACGGGCAAGGAGTTGCTGGCGCGCGCTATCCATCGCTTGAGCTCGCGAGCAGCGGGGCCCTTTATCGCCTTTTCCTGTTCCAATCTGCCGGAGACGCTGGTGGAAGACGAGCTCTTCGGTCATGAAAGGGGTGCTTTTACGGGCGCCCTTGTGATGCGTCGCGGACGCTTCGAAGTGGCTGACCAGGGGACCTTGTTTCTTGACGAGGTGGGCGACTTGGCGCTGGGGCTGCAGGCCAAGCTTTTGCGAGTACTGCAGGAGCGTTCTTTCGAGCGCCTGGGCAGCAACTCGTCTGTAACAGTCAATATCCGTCTCGTCTGTGCAACGCATCAGAACCTAGCCAAAATGGTGGAGGAGGGAAAATTCCGCGAGGACCTCTACTACCGTTTGAACGTCGTGCAGCTTCACCTGCCTCCGCTGCGCGAGCGCCGGGAGGAAATCCCGTTCTTGGCCCATCATTTCCTGGAGCGATTTGCACAACAGTTTGGCAAGAAAACCAAGCGCTTCTCGCGTCTCGCCTTGCACGCCTGGGAGGAATACGACTGGCCGGGCAACGTGCGCGAGCTGGAAAACGTGGTGCAACGCGCCGTGGTGATGGCTGATGGATCGACGATCGAGATCTGGCACCTGCCTCTGGGGCTGCGCAACGGCTTCGAGCCACTTCGCCCGGTGCACTCGTACGAAGAGGAGGTGCGTGATTTCAAGCGGCGTCTCATTGTGCGCACCTTGCAAGAGTGCGGCTGGCGCAAAGCGGCAGCGGCCCGGACGTTGGGGGTCGCGCGGGGTTACTTGCACCGACTGATCAACCAATTGCAGATTCATCCGAGAGAGGCAGATGGCGCTACTCCCCTACTCGAGGAGCCCCCATCCTACACCCGGGTGATGTAAGCGCAGCAACGATTGATTCGGACATGATCAGTGGCCCTC
Proteins encoded in this region:
- a CDS encoding sigma-54 dependent transcriptional regulator, with the protein product MNPERIHVWLCSPDAAFAQVIVRDLGPDYEVRQSEGFNLGNMREQEAWWDVVLLDLRAARDEAGWDNGIRIMDEINRVELPPPVIVMLGEDDQALTRKVIESGAYDTLSSLLDLVELRLIIRRGYKFRRAEKELRRLHSQEQLAGKLYELLGCSESMQQVFTLARKIAPCDVSVLITGETGTGKELLARAIHRLSSRAAGPFIAFSCSNLPETLVEDELFGHERGAFTGALVMRRGRFEVADQGTLFLDEVGDLALGLQAKLLRVLQERSFERLGSNSSVTVNIRLVCATHQNLAKMVEEGKFREDLYYRLNVVQLHLPPLRERREEIPFLAHHFLERFAQQFGKKTKRFSRLALHAWEEYDWPGNVRELENVVQRAVVMADGSTIEIWHLPLGLRNGFEPLRPVHSYEEEVRDFKRRLIVRTLQECGWRKAAAARTLGVARGYLHRLINQLQIHPREADGATPLLEEPPSYTRVM